A stretch of Bacteroidota bacterium DNA encodes these proteins:
- a CDS encoding 30S ribosomal protein S12, with protein sequence MPTIQQLVRKGRQSLDKKSKSPALESCPQKRGVCTRVYTTTPKKPNSALRKVAKVKLTNQFEVIAYIPGEGHNLQEHSIVLIRGGRVKDLPGVRYHIVRGSLDTAGVNDRRQRRSKYGAKRPKPGQVGKGAPAKGAPAKKKK encoded by the coding sequence ATGCCTACAATTCAGCAGTTAGTACGCAAAGGGCGGCAAAGCCTCGATAAGAAAAGCAAGTCTCCAGCCTTGGAGTCTTGCCCACAAAAACGTGGAGTGTGCACTAGGGTGTACACTACTACACCTAAGAAGCCTAACTCGGCCCTTAGGAAAGTGGCCAAGGTAAAGTTGACCAATCAGTTTGAGGTGATCGCCTATATCCCTGGTGAAGGTCACAACTTGCAAGAGCACTCGATCGTTTTGATCCGCGGTGGTCGTGTGAAAGACCTTCCGGGTGTGCGTTATCACATCGTCCGTGGTTCACTCGACACCGCAGGTGTCAACGATCGCCGTCAGCGTCGTTCCAAGTACGGTGCAAAACGTCCGAAGCCAGGCCAGGTCGGCAAGGGCGCTCCGGCTAAAGGTGCACCAGCAAAGAAGAAAAAGTAA
- the rpsS gene encoding 30S ribosomal protein S19 gives MARSLKKGPFIDPKLDRKVDKMNNAGQKRTIKTWARRSMISPEFVGHTLAVHNGNKFIPVFVSENMVGHKLGEFAPTRTFRGHSGDKKKDKGRK, from the coding sequence ATGGCCAGATCACTGAAAAAAGGTCCATTTATTGACCCAAAGCTTGACCGTAAGGTTGACAAAATGAACAACGCGGGTCAGAAGCGGACCATCAAGACCTGGGCAAGAAGGTCCATGATCTCTCCGGAGTTCGTAGGGCATACCTTGGCAGTTCACAATGGCAACAAGTTCATCCCCGTTTTTGTCTCCGAAAACATGGTTGGACACAAGTTGGGCGAATTTGCTCCTACCCGGACCTTTAGAGGTCACTCGGGCGACAAGAAAAAAGATAAAGGCAGAAAGTAA
- the rpsJ gene encoding 30S ribosomal protein S10: MNQKIRIKLKSYDHNLVDKSAEKIVRTVKTTGAVVSGPIPLPTDKNVITVNRSPHVNKKSREQFQVCSYKRLIDIFSSSSKTVDVLMKLELPSGVDVEIKV; the protein is encoded by the coding sequence ATGAATCAGAAGATCAGAATTAAACTGAAGTCTTACGACCACAATTTAGTGGACAAGTCAGCCGAGAAGATCGTGCGGACTGTGAAGACAACGGGTGCTGTCGTAAGCGGTCCGATTCCTCTGCCGACTGACAAGAATGTCATCACGGTGAATCGTTCTCCCCACGTTAACAAAAAGAGCCGTGAGCAATTTCAGGTATGCTCCTACAAGCGCCTGATTGACATCTTTAGCTCAAGCTCCAAAACGGTAGATGTTTTGATGAAGTTGGAATTGCCCAGCGGAGTCGATGTCGAAATCAAAGTTTGA
- the prmC gene encoding peptide chain release factor N(5)-glutamine methyltransferase, producing METETIPEAPKILGTAKLLVSILITKFDRRESENLVRILVEEVIGKPYKWLLMNPEAIFSQKEIHIWNAHAARLLHSEPLQYIIGKAWFAGLELKVAPGVLIPRPETEELVNWVIEVVRGNPAPKIVDVGTGSGCISLAVSHFLPDSMVTGIDISETALEIAHGNAEKLNLKCTFLHCDILNAPSDLFSGLNVVVSNPPYIPATEWASLEENVLLYEPELALSVPDSDPLRYYTKICALAKTWLKPGGWLLFEIHESFGEEVRTLLETNGFKDVEVRKDLSGRDRMAGGRWEG from the coding sequence ATGGAAACCGAGACAATTCCTGAAGCCCCTAAAATTTTAGGGACTGCAAAGCTACTAGTCAGTATTTTAATTACCAAATTTGATCGAAGAGAATCCGAAAATCTTGTTCGAATTTTGGTCGAAGAAGTCATTGGAAAGCCCTACAAGTGGCTCCTGATGAATCCAGAGGCGATTTTCTCCCAAAAAGAAATTCACATTTGGAATGCACATGCAGCACGTTTGCTACACTCCGAACCCCTGCAGTACATCATTGGCAAGGCTTGGTTTGCCGGTTTGGAGCTGAAAGTCGCACCCGGGGTACTCATTCCAAGGCCCGAAACAGAGGAACTCGTCAACTGGGTCATCGAGGTTGTTCGTGGAAATCCTGCCCCAAAAATTGTGGATGTCGGTACGGGTAGCGGTTGCATTTCCCTTGCTGTCTCACATTTTCTCCCAGATTCCATGGTCACGGGCATCGATATCAGTGAAACCGCACTGGAAATCGCCCATGGAAATGCTGAAAAACTCAATTTGAAATGCACTTTTTTGCATTGCGACATACTGAATGCCCCGAGTGACCTATTTTCTGGCCTAAACGTCGTTGTGTCCAACCCGCCCTATATTCCGGCTACCGAATGGGCATCGCTGGAAGAAAATGTGCTGCTGTACGAACCGGAACTCGCCTTGAGCGTCCCGGATTCAGATCCATTGCGGTACTATACTAAAATATGTGCGCTGGCCAAAACCTGGCTTAAACCCGGTGGATGGTTGCTGTTTGAGATACATGAATCATTTGGTGAGGAGGTGCGCACATTGCTCGAGACAAATGGTTTTAAGGATGTGGAGGTGCGGAAGGATTTGTCGGGCCGCGACCGGATGGCAGGCGGGCGCTGGGAAGGATAG
- the rpsC gene encoding 30S ribosomal protein S3: protein MGQKTHPTGLRLGISKGWESNWFGGKHYADKLIEDEKIRAYLEARINRGGIAKIVIERTLKRITITIHTSRPGIVIGRGGQEVDRLKEEIKKLTKKDVQINIFEIKRPELDARLVGEMISGQLAARISFRRAMKTALASTMRMGAEGCKIMCAGRLGGAEMARTEMYKDGRVPLQTLRADIDYALTEAKTIYGIIGVKVWIFKGELYGKVDLSPNAGSAEKRPNTGGNERGGDDRGGKRNDRFEGRGRGDRGGDRGGDRGAGGGGGRRRGGR, encoded by the coding sequence ATGGGACAGAAAACACATCCAACCGGACTCCGTCTTGGGATATCCAAAGGTTGGGAATCCAACTGGTTCGGCGGCAAGCATTATGCCGATAAGTTGATTGAAGACGAAAAAATTCGCGCTTACCTTGAGGCAAGGATCAATCGCGGCGGAATCGCCAAGATTGTCATCGAACGCACTTTGAAGCGCATTACCATTACCATCCATACTTCCCGTCCCGGTATCGTGATTGGTCGCGGTGGTCAGGAAGTGGATCGCTTGAAGGAAGAAATCAAGAAGCTTACCAAAAAAGATGTTCAAATTAACATCTTTGAAATCAAGCGCCCGGAATTGGATGCTCGTTTGGTTGGCGAAATGATCTCTGGTCAGTTGGCTGCTCGTATTTCCTTCCGTCGTGCCATGAAGACTGCGCTTGCTTCGACCATGCGCATGGGTGCAGAGGGTTGCAAAATCATGTGTGCCGGTCGTTTGGGCGGTGCTGAGATGGCCCGTACAGAGATGTACAAAGATGGTCGTGTTCCACTCCAAACATTGCGTGCTGATATCGACTACGCTTTGACTGAAGCAAAGACGATCTACGGAATCATTGGCGTAAAGGTTTGGATCTTCAAGGGCGAGCTTTATGGCAAGGTGGATCTTTCACCAAATGCTGGCTCGGCAGAGAAGCGCCCTAACACTGGCGGCAATGAGCGTGGTGGCGACGACCGTGGCGGTAAGCGCAACGATCGTTTCGAAGGCAGGGGTCGTGGTGATCGCGGAGGCGATCGTGGTGGAGATAGAGGCGCAGGAGGCGGCGGTGGACGTCGTCGCGGAGGTCGATAA
- the rplC gene encoding 50S ribosomal protein L3 produces the protein MPGIIGKKVGMTSIYDADRKAIPCTVVEAGPCVITQIKTEEKDGYTAVQLGYGEKKEKNTPNPMIGHFKKAGTTPKRIVWETEFFVPSTFKKVEGADGAVSYEEVPGSEPKLGDSIGVNLFRPGEFVDVIGTSKGKGFQGVVKRHGFAGVGGQTHGQHNRGRAPGSLGPGSTPAHVFKGMRMGGQTGNVRVKIQNLQILRVIPEKNLIVIAGALPGHNGGYIFIEK, from the coding sequence ATGCCAGGTATCATTGGTAAGAAAGTGGGAATGACCAGCATTTACGATGCTGATCGCAAAGCAATTCCCTGTACGGTCGTCGAGGCAGGTCCTTGTGTGATCACGCAGATCAAGACCGAAGAGAAAGACGGTTACACTGCGGTGCAACTGGGCTATGGGGAGAAAAAGGAGAAAAACACTCCAAACCCTATGATCGGTCACTTCAAAAAGGCTGGAACTACTCCCAAGAGGATCGTTTGGGAAACTGAATTTTTTGTTCCCTCAACATTCAAGAAGGTTGAAGGTGCAGATGGCGCAGTGAGCTACGAAGAAGTTCCAGGATCAGAACCTAAATTGGGTGATTCGATCGGTGTCAACCTTTTTCGTCCAGGTGAATTCGTGGATGTAATCGGTACGAGCAAGGGCAAAGGTTTTCAAGGTGTTGTCAAGCGTCATGGTTTTGCAGGTGTGGGTGGTCAAACTCACGGTCAGCACAACCGCGGTCGTGCACCGGGCTCACTTGGTCCAGGTTCTACACCCGCTCACGTCTTCAAAGGCATGCGTATGGGTGGCCAAACTGGAAATGTCCGTGTGAAGATCCAGAATTTGCAAATCTTGCGCGTAATCCCTGAGAAGAACCTCATCGTTATCGCAGGCGCACTCCCTGGTCACAACGGAGGCTACATCTTTATCGAGAAGTAA
- the rplB gene encoding 50S ribosomal protein L2, translated as MGFKKLKPTTPSQRFMMVSDFAEITKSKPEKSLVEGKKRSGGRNNTGKRTMRYIGGGHKKLYRIIDFKREKLGIAAKVVAIEYDPNRTARIALLQYADGEKRYILAPENLQVGQAIVSGDTAEPTVGNAKRLKDIPLGTIVHNIELHPGKGGAICRSAGSNAQLLGKEGKYVSLRLPSGESRLVLGECMATIGSVGNSEHMNIKLGKAGRSRWLGRRPRTRGVAMNPVDHPMGGGEGRASGGHPRSRKGLPAKGYRTRSKKKYSSGLIISKKNRK; from the coding sequence ATGGGATTCAAGAAACTTAAGCCGACGACTCCTTCGCAGCGCTTCATGATGGTTTCGGATTTTGCCGAAATCACCAAATCAAAGCCAGAAAAGTCACTCGTAGAAGGCAAAAAGCGTTCTGGTGGTCGTAACAATACCGGTAAGCGTACAATGCGCTATATCGGTGGGGGCCACAAGAAGCTATACAGGATTATCGATTTCAAGCGCGAGAAGTTGGGTATTGCAGCCAAGGTTGTCGCCATCGAATATGATCCAAACCGTACTGCACGTATTGCCTTGTTGCAATATGCAGATGGAGAAAAGCGTTATATCCTTGCTCCTGAGAATCTTCAAGTTGGTCAGGCTATCGTATCTGGTGATACTGCCGAACCTACTGTTGGAAATGCAAAGCGCTTGAAGGACATTCCATTGGGCACGATCGTTCACAACATTGAATTGCATCCAGGTAAGGGTGGTGCAATTTGTAGGAGTGCAGGGTCCAATGCACAATTGCTTGGCAAGGAAGGCAAATACGTAAGTTTGCGCCTTCCATCAGGTGAGTCACGTCTGGTATTGGGCGAGTGCATGGCAACCATTGGTTCCGTTGGTAACTCGGAGCACATGAACATCAAGCTTGGAAAAGCTGGCCGTTCACGTTGGTTGGGACGCCGTCCGCGCACTAGGGGCGTCGCGATGAACCCGGTCGATCACCCGATGGGTGGTGGTGAGGGACGCGCCTCAGGCGGTCACCCACGTAGCCGCAAGGGTTTGCCAGCCAAGGGTTACCGCACCCGCAGCAAGAAGAAGTATTCTAGCGGTTTGATCATCAGTAAGAAGAACAGGAAATAA
- the rplV gene encoding 50S ribosomal protein L22, translated as MAEQVKKLTRKEKIAQGVEKAPKRKKAMAERLKSERQDTAKALLRNHTIAPRKMRLVIDLVRGMAVDKALNVLKFTEKAGAAPVRKLLVSAIANWESKNEGSRVEDANLFIKEAFVDAGRTLKRFQPAPQGRAHRIRKRSSHVTLILDTKEEN; from the coding sequence ATGGCTGAGCAAGTAAAAAAACTGACGCGCAAAGAGAAGATTGCGCAGGGTGTCGAAAAGGCCCCCAAGCGTAAGAAGGCAATGGCCGAGCGCTTGAAAAGCGAGCGCCAAGATACAGCCAAGGCCCTTCTCCGCAACCACACAATTGCTCCACGCAAAATGCGTTTGGTGATTGATCTCGTACGTGGTATGGCTGTGGATAAGGCACTCAACGTGCTGAAATTTACGGAAAAGGCTGGTGCCGCTCCTGTTCGCAAGTTGCTTGTTTCTGCTATTGCCAACTGGGAATCCAAGAACGAAGGTTCAAGGGTTGAAGATGCCAACCTTTTTATCAAAGAGGCATTCGTTGATGCAGGTCGTACGCTGAAGCGTTTCCAACCTGCCCCCCAAGGCCGTGCGCACCGCATCCGCAAGCGTAGCAGCCATGTCACTTTGATTTTGGACACCAAAGAAGAGAACTGA
- the xerD gene encoding site-specific tyrosine recombinase XerD has translation MSWKVYLREYKDYLRIEKGAAGNTAEGYLHDTERYRWFMEEQKGFKDLARIQLKDVRDFLNFLVNDAFLNERSLARNIAAIRSFHRFLVQEDHCEEDPTELIESPKFAQKLPVYLTVAEVDAVFATIDMGSSLGLRNRAMLELLYASGLRVTELVDLQRSKLYLDEGFVRVFGKGSKERLVPLGDSAKHYIELYLADTRNHITPKKGHEDVLFLNRRGQKLTRNMVFIIVKDLVALAGINKNVSPHTFRHSFATHLIEGGADLRAVQEMLGHESITTTEIYLHLDRDYLKEVHRTFHPRG, from the coding sequence ATGAGTTGGAAAGTCTACCTCCGCGAATACAAGGACTATCTCCGCATCGAAAAGGGTGCTGCAGGCAATACTGCTGAAGGTTATTTGCATGATACCGAACGCTACCGTTGGTTCATGGAAGAGCAAAAAGGGTTCAAGGATTTGGCGCGCATTCAGCTGAAGGACGTGCGGGATTTCCTCAATTTCCTTGTCAACGACGCCTTTCTCAACGAGCGATCTTTGGCAAGAAACATCGCCGCCATCCGATCATTTCACCGGTTTCTCGTCCAAGAAGACCATTGTGAAGAGGATCCGACGGAATTGATTGAGTCGCCGAAATTCGCTCAGAAGCTGCCAGTTTACCTCACGGTTGCCGAGGTGGATGCTGTGTTTGCCACCATCGACATGGGTTCCAGCCTGGGGTTGCGAAACCGTGCGATGCTTGAATTGTTGTATGCATCAGGCTTGCGCGTGACCGAATTGGTCGATTTGCAGCGTTCCAAGCTGTATTTGGACGAAGGGTTTGTGCGTGTATTTGGAAAAGGCAGCAAGGAAAGGCTCGTTCCGCTTGGAGACTCTGCCAAACATTATATAGAACTGTACCTCGCCGACACACGCAACCACATCACGCCCAAAAAAGGACATGAAGACGTGTTGTTTTTGAACCGGCGTGGCCAAAAACTCACCCGAAACATGGTTTTCATCATCGTCAAGGATCTCGTGGCGCTTGCCGGGATTAATAAAAACGTGAGTCCACATACTTTCCGGCATTCATTTGCGACACATTTAATAGAAGGTGGGGCAGATTTGAGGGCGGTGCAAGAAATGCTCGGCCACGAATCGATCACGACAACGGAGATTTATCTGCATCTCGACCGCGACTACCTCAAGGAAGTCCATCGGACCTTTCATCCGCGAGGCTAA
- the fusA gene encoding elongation factor G, with translation MSKVDLKHTRNIGIMAHIDAGKTTTTERILYYTGIVHKIGEVHEGAATMDWMAQEQERGITITSAATTTYWNFEKEQYRINIIDTPGHVDFTVEVERSLRVLDGAIALFCSVGGVEPQSETVWRQATKYKVPRIGFVNKMDRPGADFFEVVKQVAERLNGNPVPLQVPIGAEEKFRGVVDLISNKALVWNEADQGMTWTEIPIPEELKADVELWRGKLIESVAEYDDDLMNKYFDDPDTITPAELIEAVRKATVDQAITPMMCGSAFKNKGVQNALNAVCQFLPSPLDVDAVEGINPDTGLTELRKPDPSEPFAALAFKIMTDPYVGRLAFFRVYSGTLEGGSYVLNTRSGNKERISRILQMHANKQNPIPKVEAGDIAAAVGFKEIKTGDTLCDLNHPIILEQMTFPEPVISLAVEPKSTADNDKLTIGLLKLAEEDPTFRVRTDEESGQTIISGMGELHLEILVDRLKREFKVEVNQGAPQVAYREAITKKVDHREVYKKQTGGRGKFADIYVEVGPAEKEGEHFEFLDEIKGGVIPKEFIPAIKKGLESAMGEGVLAGFPVSGIRCRLHFGSFHDVDSDALSFEIAGRMAFKAACRQANPILLEPIMAIEVVTPEEYMGAVVGDLNKRRGQMEGMDSRGKDRVVKAKVPLSEMFGYVTQLRTISSGRAASTMQFSHYSQAPRNIQDEVVAKVRGLAAKA, from the coding sequence ATGTCAAAAGTAGATTTAAAGCATACACGCAATATTGGTATCATGGCCCACATCGATGCGGGCAAGACTACCACCACCGAGCGCATCCTGTACTACACAGGTATCGTGCACAAAATCGGTGAAGTGCATGAAGGTGCTGCAACGATGGACTGGATGGCACAAGAGCAGGAGCGTGGTATCACCATTACCTCTGCAGCTACCACCACCTATTGGAATTTTGAAAAAGAGCAATACCGTATCAACATCATTGATACCCCAGGTCACGTGGACTTCACTGTTGAGGTGGAGCGCTCGTTGAGGGTTTTGGATGGCGCGATTGCATTGTTTTGTTCGGTTGGTGGTGTTGAGCCACAGTCTGAGACCGTATGGCGTCAGGCAACCAAATACAAAGTGCCCCGTATCGGATTCGTCAACAAGATGGACCGTCCTGGCGCTGACTTCTTTGAAGTCGTGAAGCAAGTTGCTGAGCGTTTGAATGGCAATCCAGTTCCCCTTCAAGTACCTATCGGTGCAGAAGAGAAGTTCCGGGGTGTCGTCGACCTCATCTCCAACAAGGCACTGGTATGGAATGAAGCCGACCAAGGTATGACTTGGACCGAAATTCCGATTCCAGAAGAATTGAAGGCTGATGTCGAACTCTGGAGAGGTAAGCTCATTGAATCTGTCGCCGAGTATGACGACGATTTGATGAACAAATACTTTGACGATCCAGACACCATCACCCCGGCTGAATTGATTGAAGCTGTCCGTAAAGCAACTGTAGATCAGGCGATTACACCGATGATGTGCGGTTCTGCTTTCAAGAACAAGGGTGTTCAGAACGCCTTGAACGCTGTCTGTCAGTTCTTGCCTTCGCCTTTGGATGTCGATGCAGTAGAAGGAATCAATCCTGATACCGGTCTCACTGAACTGCGTAAGCCAGATCCAAGTGAGCCATTTGCTGCTTTGGCCTTCAAAATTATGACTGACCCTTATGTTGGTCGTCTCGCCTTCTTCCGGGTCTATTCCGGTACACTTGAGGGTGGATCGTATGTGTTGAATACGCGTTCAGGCAACAAAGAGCGTATCAGCCGCATCCTTCAGATGCACGCTAACAAGCAAAACCCAATTCCAAAGGTCGAAGCCGGTGACATCGCCGCGGCAGTTGGTTTCAAGGAGATCAAAACGGGAGACACCTTGTGTGATCTGAACCACCCGATCATCCTTGAGCAGATGACTTTCCCTGAGCCTGTGATCTCCTTGGCTGTTGAGCCAAAGTCGACTGCAGACAATGATAAGCTTACGATTGGCTTGTTGAAACTTGCCGAAGAGGATCCTACCTTCCGTGTCCGTACTGACGAAGAGTCTGGTCAAACGATCATCTCTGGAATGGGGGAATTGCACTTGGAGATTTTGGTCGACCGCTTAAAGCGCGAGTTCAAGGTAGAAGTGAACCAAGGTGCACCTCAAGTTGCTTACCGTGAAGCCATCACCAAAAAGGTGGATCACCGTGAGGTATACAAGAAGCAAACCGGTGGTCGTGGTAAGTTTGCAGACATCTATGTTGAAGTCGGTCCAGCAGAAAAAGAAGGTGAACACTTCGAATTCTTGGACGAAATCAAAGGCGGTGTTATTCCTAAGGAATTTATCCCAGCCATCAAGAAAGGTCTTGAGTCTGCGATGGGTGAAGGCGTGCTTGCAGGCTTCCCAGTAAGCGGTATCCGTTGCCGTTTGCACTTCGGTAGCTTCCACGACGTCGACTCCGATGCTTTGTCCTTTGAAATTGCCGGTCGTATGGCTTTCAAAGCCGCCTGCCGCCAAGCCAATCCAATCCTGTTGGAGCCGATCATGGCAATCGAAGTTGTGACCCCAGAAGAATACATGGGTGCTGTTGTGGGTGACCTCAACAAGCGCCGTGGCCAAATGGAGGGCATGGACTCACGTGGCAAGGATCGTGTTGTCAAAGCGAAAGTGCCACTCTCCGAAATGTTTGGTTACGTCACACAGTTGCGTACCATCAGCTCCGGTCGTGCAGCATCAACGATGCAATTCTCGCACTACTCGCAGGCGCCTCGCAACATCCAAGATGAAGTTGTAGCAAAAGTTCGCGGCTTGGCCGCAAAAGCATAA
- the rpsG gene encoding 30S ribosomal protein S7: MRKSRAKKRYVLPDPKFGNELVTRFVNNMMFGGKKTTAYHIFYDALDIVEKKTNENGVDVFEKALENVMPYVEVRSRRVGGATFQVPTEVRPARRVSVGIKWLIQYTRGRHEKSMKEKLAAEIIAASRGEGAAVKKKEDTHRMAEANKAFSHFRF; this comes from the coding sequence ATGAGAAAGAGTAGAGCAAAAAAGAGGTACGTATTGCCCGATCCGAAATTCGGAAACGAGCTTGTAACTCGCTTTGTGAACAATATGATGTTCGGCGGCAAGAAAACCACCGCTTATCATATATTTTATGACGCACTGGATATCGTCGAGAAGAAGACGAACGAAAACGGCGTAGACGTGTTCGAAAAGGCTTTGGAAAACGTAATGCCTTACGTGGAAGTTCGTAGCCGTCGTGTCGGTGGTGCTACGTTCCAGGTTCCTACCGAGGTCAGGCCAGCAAGGCGCGTTTCCGTGGGTATCAAGTGGCTCATCCAATACACCCGCGGCCGTCACGAAAAGTCGATGAAGGAAAAACTGGCAGCTGAAATCATCGCAGCTTCACGCGGCGAAGGTGCAGCAGTCAAGAAGAAAGAAGATACGCACCGTATGGCAGAAGCCAACAAAGCATTCTCACACTTCAGGTTCTAA
- the rplD gene encoding 50S ribosomal protein L4 has product MELTVKNIKGADTSEKVNLPDSIFGIEPNDHAIYQDVRLILANARQGTHKAKERGEVSGSTKKPFRQKGTGGARQGHKRAPHMYHGGRVFGPKPHLYGFKLNRKVKRLARKSALSYKAKDARIMVLENFNFNTPKTKEFVAVLNNLKISGSKVLMVLPDDSGNVYLSGRNVPKTQIVRAQDLNTYDILHADHVVILKDAVATINEQLG; this is encoded by the coding sequence ATGGAATTAACGGTCAAAAATATCAAGGGCGCAGATACTTCCGAGAAGGTAAACCTTCCCGATAGCATCTTCGGAATCGAGCCCAATGATCACGCCATCTACCAAGATGTGCGCTTGATCCTGGCCAATGCACGTCAAGGCACCCATAAAGCCAAAGAGCGTGGTGAAGTCAGTGGTTCCACAAAAAAGCCTTTCCGTCAGAAGGGTACTGGTGGCGCCCGTCAAGGTCACAAACGTGCTCCACACATGTATCACGGTGGTCGTGTGTTTGGTCCTAAACCGCACCTTTACGGATTCAAATTGAATCGCAAGGTGAAGCGTTTGGCACGTAAAAGTGCTCTCAGCTACAAGGCCAAGGATGCCCGCATCATGGTGCTGGAGAACTTCAACTTCAATACCCCTAAAACCAAGGAGTTTGTAGCAGTCCTCAACAACTTGAAGATTAGCGGATCCAAGGTGTTGATGGTGCTTCCTGACGACAGTGGCAATGTCTACCTGTCTGGTCGCAATGTCCCAAAGACGCAAATTGTGCGTGCACAGGACCTGAATACTTATGACATCTTGCATGCTGACCACGTGGTCATTTTGAAAGATGCTGTTGCAACGATCAATGAGCAATTAGGATAA
- a CDS encoding alpha/beta fold hydrolase: protein MAAKKRNWRKALRIILGILATLYIGICAFMYFAQESILFHPTVQTANAAWDLSIKSGEAGIEKVVEELNFPSEEGGMVNALLFKMDSAKGAILYLHGNGGNAGICAGGRNRFLGNGWDFFVPDYRGYGKSTGELSQSGMDADVEAAWNELSKRYPANRIIIYGQSMGSGFATRLAAKHRPKLLILEAPYTSLADVASSQYPWLPVKWLLNYPSESEDFVGSVQSEVVIFHGDEDEVIPYSQGLAMSKAANKSKLITLPGQGHLKVQNHPKFEVSLDSLLR from the coding sequence ATGGCAGCTAAAAAGCGAAATTGGCGCAAAGCGCTCCGCATCATCTTGGGTATTCTCGCAACGCTGTACATCGGCATTTGCGCCTTCATGTACTTTGCGCAGGAGTCCATCCTGTTTCACCCCACGGTGCAGACCGCCAACGCGGCTTGGGATCTCAGCATCAAAAGCGGCGAAGCGGGCATTGAAAAAGTGGTGGAGGAGTTGAACTTTCCTTCGGAGGAGGGTGGAATGGTCAATGCACTCCTTTTCAAGATGGATTCGGCAAAGGGCGCGATTTTGTACCTGCATGGCAATGGCGGAAACGCTGGAATTTGCGCCGGCGGCCGCAACCGGTTTCTCGGAAACGGATGGGATTTCTTTGTTCCAGACTACCGGGGTTATGGCAAAAGCACGGGCGAATTGAGCCAATCCGGAATGGATGCCGATGTCGAGGCGGCCTGGAATGAACTCTCGAAACGTTACCCGGCAAACCGTATCATTATATATGGCCAATCGATGGGAAGCGGATTTGCAACACGTCTTGCCGCGAAACACAGGCCCAAATTGCTGATTCTTGAAGCACCTTATACCAGCCTTGCCGACGTGGCGTCGTCGCAGTACCCATGGCTTCCGGTCAAGTGGTTGTTGAATTATCCGAGCGAATCCGAAGATTTTGTGGGTTCCGTACAAAGCGAGGTTGTCATTTTCCATGGTGACGAAGACGAAGTGATCCCCTATTCCCAGGGTTTGGCAATGTCGAAGGCTGCAAACAAATCCAAGCTCATCACCCTTCCGGGCCAAGGCCATCTCAAAGTCCAAAACCATCCTAAATTCGAAGTCAGTTTGGATTCATTGCTCCGATAA
- the aroQ gene encoding type II 3-dehydroquinate dehydratase, whose protein sequence is MKILIINGPNLNMLGRREELFYGTEPFEKILEQLKSRYPEVEIDYFQSNTEGDIVTRIQQLADEKYQGLVINAGAYTHYSIAIHDALLIPQLIKIEVHLSNIYHREEFRRKSVLSAVCDGVIAGFGKESYRLAIDYITQNQRKKIGFK, encoded by the coding sequence ATGAAAATCCTGATCATCAATGGCCCCAATCTGAATATGTTGGGGCGTCGCGAAGAACTTTTTTATGGGACCGAACCCTTCGAAAAGATCCTCGAACAACTCAAAAGCCGCTATCCAGAGGTCGAAATCGACTATTTTCAATCCAACACAGAAGGAGATATCGTCACACGCATTCAGCAGCTTGCCGATGAAAAGTACCAAGGGCTGGTGATCAATGCCGGGGCCTACACGCATTATTCGATTGCGATTCATGACGCCCTGCTGATTCCGCAGCTCATCAAAATAGAGGTTCACTTGAGCAACATTTACCATCGGGAGGAATTCCGAAGGAAGTCGGTGCTGTCAGCGGTCTGCGACGGTGTGATCGCTGGATTCGGAAAGGAAAGCTATCGGTTGGCCATCGATTACATCACCCAAAATCAACGGAAAAAGATCGGGTTTAAATGA
- the rplW gene encoding 50S ribosomal protein L23 → MSVLRKPLVSEKMAMLNERHGLKFNQYAFKVDINADKPEIKKEVEEMYSVNVKSVRTMIYTGKSRQRYTKTGFVSGKSPRFKKAIVTLHTGELIDFYKNI, encoded by the coding sequence ATGAGTGTACTAAGAAAACCGCTCGTATCTGAAAAAATGGCAATGCTCAACGAGCGCCATGGCCTCAAGTTTAATCAATATGCTTTCAAGGTTGACATCAACGCTGATAAGCCTGAGATTAAAAAAGAAGTAGAGGAAATGTACAGCGTTAACGTCAAGAGCGTTCGCACCATGATCTACACTGGAAAAAGCCGTCAGCGCTACACCAAAACTGGTTTTGTGTCTGGAAAGTCACCTCGCTTCAAGAAGGCAATCGTGACGCTGCACACTGGCGAATTGATCGATTTTTACAAGAACATCTAA